The following are encoded together in the Paludisphaera mucosa genome:
- a CDS encoding PDZ domain-containing protein has protein sequence MERTLLVAFTPVWQGRTMISKKSIGIAAALATALAASAVATQDKPDVAPKDPQIGRAFRVPYRLTDTNHFLVRVRVNGQGPFNFLVDSGAPALYVATEAAAKIGIAPPEKGFWTPLDSLEIEGGARLEKVKARVEDPFQLVGMNALGLPGATIDGILGFTILARFKLDIDLTRDRMTWTRLDFTPGDPPVPDDRDRANPPVELQLMNALGPVAKGLAFLIGKQPEEELAPRGFLGLEWAEAADAKAVQIIRVLPDSPAAAAGLAAGDALVRIDGKPVDGLKSARESLAALRRNQAIELIVKRGGEEKAFKVKAGEGL, from the coding sequence ATGGAGAGGACGCTTCTCGTCGCCTTCACGCCCGTCTGGCAAGGTCGGACCATGATCTCCAAGAAGTCGATCGGCATCGCCGCGGCGCTCGCGACGGCCCTGGCCGCGTCGGCCGTCGCGACCCAGGACAAGCCCGACGTCGCGCCGAAAGACCCGCAGATCGGCCGGGCGTTCCGCGTCCCCTACCGGCTGACCGACACGAACCACTTCCTCGTCCGGGTGCGGGTCAACGGCCAGGGGCCGTTCAACTTCCTGGTCGATTCCGGGGCCCCCGCGCTCTACGTGGCGACCGAGGCCGCGGCCAAGATCGGCATCGCGCCCCCGGAGAAGGGCTTCTGGACGCCCCTCGACAGCCTGGAGATCGAGGGCGGGGCGCGGCTGGAGAAGGTCAAGGCGCGGGTGGAAGACCCGTTCCAGCTCGTCGGAATGAACGCCCTGGGGCTGCCCGGGGCGACGATCGACGGCATCCTCGGGTTCACGATCCTGGCCCGGTTCAAGCTCGACATCGACCTGACCCGCGACCGCATGACGTGGACCCGGCTCGACTTCACCCCCGGCGACCCGCCCGTCCCCGACGACCGCGACCGCGCCAATCCGCCGGTCGAGCTTCAACTGATGAACGCCCTCGGCCCGGTCGCCAAGGGCCTGGCCTTCCTGATCGGCAAGCAGCCCGAGGAGGAACTCGCCCCCCGCGGCTTCCTGGGCCTGGAATGGGCCGAGGCGGCCGACGCCAAGGCCGTCCAGATCATCCGCGTCCTGCCCGATTCCCCCGCCGCCGCGGCCGGGCTCGCCGCCGGCGACGCCCTCGTCCGCATCGACGGCAAGCCCGTCGACGGCCTGAAATCGGCCCGCGAGAGCCTCGCGGCGCTGCGGCGGAACCAGGCGATCGAGCTGATCGTGAAGCGCGGCGGCGAGGAGAAGGCGTTCAAGGTCAAGGCGGGCGAAGGGCTGTAG